The following coding sequences are from one Pseudomonas oryzae window:
- the tnpB gene encoding IS66 family insertion sequence element accessory protein TnpB (TnpB, as the term is used for proteins encoded by IS66 family insertion elements, is considered an accessory protein, since TnpC, encoded by a neighboring gene, is a DDE family transposase.), translated as MIRIDRIWLATEPLDMRAGTETALARVVAVFGAAQPHCAYLFANKRANRMKVLVHDGFGVWLASRRLNQGRFVWPGNWQGTQMELNPEQLQALVVGLPWQRVGAGAEIRLL; from the coding sequence ATGATCCGCATTGATCGCATCTGGCTGGCCACCGAACCTCTGGACATGCGCGCCGGAACGGAAACGGCTCTGGCCAGGGTGGTGGCGGTCTTCGGTGCGGCGCAGCCGCACTGCGCATATCTGTTCGCCAACAAGCGGGCCAACCGCATGAAGGTGCTGGTGCATGACGGCTTCGGCGTCTGGCTGGCCTCGCGCCGGCTGAATCAGGGCCGTTTTGTCTGGCCGGGCAACTGGCAGGGCACACAGATGGAGTTGAATCCCGAGCAACTTCAGGCGCTGGTGGTCGGACTGCCGTGGCAGCGGGTCGGTGCCGGAGCCGAAATCCGCCTTCTGTAG
- a CDS encoding 3'-5' exonuclease yields the protein MRQQLQLTGDPAEDWLQLRGLLQSSAAVALKQVATDARYLRLLHRGSVLRANLGALWRAQGEYKGAEEAVRSALMQEHFAAAQKDWRGIHLMTIHKSKGKEFDEVIIYDGLYQRIAKAPQDPKICAQDLLVLRVGVTRAIRRTTILTPKRDTCPFL from the coding sequence TTGCGGCAGCAACTGCAATTAACGGGCGACCCTGCGGAGGACTGGTTGCAGCTGCGCGGCCTGTTGCAATCATCCGCTGCGGTAGCCTTGAAGCAAGTAGCAACAGATGCTCGCTACCTTCGACTTCTTCATCGTGGCTCGGTACTGCGGGCTAACTTGGGTGCGCTGTGGCGTGCCCAGGGAGAGTACAAGGGGGCTGAAGAAGCAGTCCGCAGTGCCTTGATGCAGGAGCATTTCGCTGCAGCTCAAAAGGACTGGCGCGGCATCCACCTAATGACGATACATAAGTCCAAAGGGAAGGAGTTCGACGAGGTCATCATCTACGACGGCCTATACCAGCGCATTGCCAAAGCCCCGCAGGATCCAAAAATCTGCGCTCAGGATCTTTTAGTGCTGCGGGTGGGAGTGACTCGGGCGATACGTCGAACCACCATTCTGACTCCGAAGCGCGATACCTGCCCTTTCCTGTGA
- the tnpA gene encoding IS66-like element accessory protein TnpA, with protein sequence MQRRSYSKAFKAQVVQECSLPGNSVASVALSHGINTNVVHRWRRLAAACPSSTETLPAFLPVMLEPPAQSVVSNQAEIRIEIPHRRTTVTMHWPAADAEGCARFMRELLQ encoded by the coding sequence ATGCAGCGACGTTCTTATTCCAAGGCCTTCAAGGCGCAAGTCGTGCAGGAGTGCAGCCTGCCTGGCAACTCGGTTGCCAGCGTGGCTCTGAGCCACGGCATCAACACCAACGTGGTTCATCGATGGCGAAGACTGGCGGCGGCCTGCCCATCGTCGACCGAAACACTGCCCGCATTTCTCCCGGTGATGCTGGAGCCGCCCGCTCAATCGGTGGTTTCCAATCAGGCAGAGATCCGCATTGAGATTCCCCATCGCCGCACGACCGTGACCATGCACTGGCCGGCGGCAGATGCCGAAGGCTGTGCCCGGTTCATGCGTGAGCTTTTGCAATGA
- a CDS encoding UvrD-helicase domain-containing protein: protein MTEVWSDQKRGFLACAGHTLALGGPGAGKTHVALVKARDEIRSGVLKPGQKILFLSFARPTVARIIEKASELISREDLKQLEVSTYHGFAWSILRSHAYLLNGRPSLQLLPPPEAAAHLADIDKAQHENEKRRLFEHEGRLHFDLFASLVSELLSRSDRLSAIFSDAYPIIILDEFQDTNSDEWALIQQLGKRSRLIALADPEQRIYEFRGADPRRVGEFLEIFGAVHFDFAGENHRSSGTDITTYGNDLLTGANKGKVYQQVKITRYGFMYGKSLHFNAKAAVLSALDRLKAIPDKSIAILVPSKRLMLELSDYLSSAADGLPELHHDVAMDAEPPALAAGVIATLLEGGRLAMWRAACLVHFTRTFVDAAEASLPPSPSWTWQVLLADSSPRERSAVPNAS from the coding sequence ATGACGGAAGTGTGGAGCGATCAGAAGCGCGGCTTCCTGGCGTGCGCCGGGCACACCTTGGCGCTAGGTGGTCCTGGTGCAGGCAAAACACACGTCGCGCTGGTCAAAGCTCGTGATGAGATTCGCTCAGGGGTACTCAAGCCAGGCCAGAAGATCCTCTTCTTGAGCTTCGCCAGGCCTACCGTAGCGCGCATCATCGAAAAGGCTTCTGAGCTGATTTCTCGCGAGGACCTGAAGCAACTTGAGGTCAGCACGTACCACGGTTTCGCTTGGAGCATTCTCCGAAGCCACGCCTATCTGTTGAATGGCAGGCCGAGCTTGCAGCTTCTGCCACCACCCGAGGCAGCAGCGCATTTGGCAGATATCGATAAGGCCCAGCACGAAAATGAGAAGCGACGCCTATTCGAGCACGAGGGCCGCCTGCATTTCGACTTGTTCGCAAGCTTGGTCAGCGAACTGCTGAGCCGCAGTGACCGGCTAAGCGCCATCTTCTCCGACGCCTATCCCATTATCATCCTCGACGAGTTTCAGGACACAAACAGTGATGAATGGGCTCTGATCCAGCAGCTTGGAAAGCGTAGTCGCCTCATTGCTCTGGCCGACCCTGAACAGCGGATCTATGAGTTTCGAGGCGCTGATCCTAGGCGGGTTGGCGAGTTTCTGGAGATCTTCGGCGCCGTCCACTTCGATTTCGCTGGTGAAAACCACCGCAGCAGCGGTACCGATATCACGACCTATGGGAATGACCTGCTCACTGGCGCAAACAAGGGCAAGGTCTATCAGCAGGTAAAAATCACGCGTTACGGCTTCATGTATGGAAAGAGCCTGCACTTCAATGCCAAGGCCGCAGTGCTCTCGGCGTTGGATCGTCTCAAGGCAATACCGGACAAATCGATCGCGATCTTGGTGCCATCCAAGCGGCTGATGCTCGAGCTTTCTGATTACCTTTCTTCTGCAGCTGATGGTCTGCCAGAGCTACATCACGACGTTGCAATGGATGCTGAACCGCCGGCTCTCGCCGCTGGCGTTATCGCCACGTTACTGGAGGGGGGGCGGCTGGCGATGTGGCGAGCCGCATGCTTGGTGCACTTCACTCGCACATTCGTGGACGCCGCGGAGGCAAGCCTACCCCCCAGTCCGAGCTGGACCTGGCAGGTGCTCTTAGCGGATTCCTCTCCTCGGGAAAGATCCGCGGTGCCAAACGCCAGCTGA
- the tnpC gene encoding IS66 family transposase, which produces MASSAFDHLTPEQLRVLAAQLTERVASLDQQVQYHRTRNEQLAHEIAILKRHKFARRSEQLSPDQISLLDDLLDTDIAAIEAELKALNPAPAPAEPRQQPKRTALPAQFPRTLIHHEPDTTQCACGCQLKRIGEDVSEKLDYTPGVFTVERHIRGKWVCAQCETLIQAPVPPQVIDKGIPTAGLLAQVMVAKYADHLPLYRQEKIFGRAGLAIPRSTLAQWVGGCGVQLQPLVDALRDIVLEQRIVHADETPVQMLAPGMIKTQRAYVWAYVPSPFADLRAAVYDFSPSRAGEHARAFLGDWKGQLVCDDFAGYKACFEQGVTEIGCMAHARRKFYDLHVANKSQLAEQALRHIGQLYDIEREVRDLLPDERQRIRQEKAKPIAAALHTWMLAQRQLVHEGTAIAKALDYSLKRWTALVRYLDDGMVAIDNNWCENQIRPWAIGRSNWLFAGSLRSGKRAAALMTLIQSARLNGHDPYAYLKDVLTRLPTQKASELSELLPHNWIPTSKV; this is translated from the coding sequence ATGGCTTCTTCTGCTTTCGACCACCTCACTCCCGAGCAACTGCGCGTACTGGCGGCGCAGTTGACGGAGCGTGTCGCCAGCCTCGACCAGCAAGTCCAGTATCACCGGACGCGCAACGAGCAGCTGGCTCACGAGATTGCCATCCTCAAACGCCACAAGTTTGCCCGGCGCAGCGAGCAGCTCAGCCCTGACCAGATCAGCCTGCTGGACGATCTGCTCGACACCGACATCGCGGCCATCGAGGCCGAACTCAAGGCGCTGAATCCCGCGCCGGCACCCGCCGAACCCCGCCAGCAACCCAAGCGCACCGCCTTGCCGGCGCAGTTTCCGCGCACCCTGATCCATCACGAGCCGGATACCACGCAGTGTGCCTGCGGCTGTCAGCTCAAGCGCATCGGCGAGGATGTCAGCGAAAAGCTCGACTACACCCCGGGCGTCTTCACGGTGGAGCGGCATATCCGCGGCAAATGGGTCTGCGCGCAGTGCGAAACGCTGATCCAGGCACCGGTACCGCCCCAGGTGATCGACAAGGGCATCCCGACCGCCGGCCTGCTGGCCCAGGTCATGGTGGCCAAGTACGCCGACCATCTGCCGCTGTACCGCCAGGAAAAGATCTTCGGCCGCGCTGGCCTGGCCATCCCGCGCTCGACCCTGGCGCAGTGGGTCGGCGGCTGTGGCGTACAGCTGCAACCGCTGGTCGATGCGCTGCGGGACATCGTGCTGGAACAGCGCATCGTCCATGCCGACGAAACCCCGGTGCAGATGCTGGCTCCGGGGATGATAAAGACCCAGCGCGCCTATGTCTGGGCCTACGTTCCCAGCCCGTTCGCTGATCTGCGTGCGGCGGTCTACGACTTCAGCCCCAGCCGTGCCGGCGAGCATGCCCGCGCCTTCCTGGGCGACTGGAAAGGCCAACTGGTCTGCGACGACTTCGCCGGCTACAAGGCCTGCTTCGAGCAGGGCGTGACCGAAATCGGCTGCATGGCCCATGCCCGCCGCAAGTTCTACGACCTGCATGTCGCCAACAAGAGCCAACTGGCCGAACAGGCCCTGCGCCACATCGGTCAGCTATACGACATCGAGCGCGAGGTACGCGATCTGCTGCCCGATGAGCGACAGCGAATACGCCAGGAAAAAGCCAAGCCCATCGCCGCCGCCCTGCACACCTGGATGCTCGCCCAGCGCCAGTTGGTGCACGAAGGCACGGCCATCGCCAAGGCGCTCGACTACAGCCTCAAGCGCTGGACGGCCCTGGTGCGCTATCTCGATGACGGCATGGTGGCCATCGACAACAACTGGTGCGAAAACCAGATCCGCCCGTGGGCCATCGGCCGCTCGAACTGGCTGTTCGCCGGCTCGCTACGCAGCGGCAAGCGTGCGGCTGCGCTGATGACGCTGATCCAGTCGGCGCGACTGAACGGGCATGATCCGTATGCCTACCTGAAGGACGTGCTGACTCGGCTACCGACGCAGAAGGCCAGTGAACTCAGCGAGCTGCTGCCGCACAACTGGATCCCCACCAGCAAGGTGTGA
- a CDS encoding ATP-dependent nuclease — protein sequence MHLVRVRVRNFRGIAYGEVHLDGHTAFIGDNNAGKSTLLEAVDLVLGPERLSRRPVIDEHDFYAGTYVDPAKNEVVPIQVEVIVAGLSDEQLRHFRDHIEWWDTQTKALLVGAPPEGTDAPHVGAAIRVFFNGWYDVDEDDFAGDTYYATPEMPDGSYPRFSAPDKRKCGFLYLRTLRTGARALSLERGSLLDVILRLKETRLTMWEDLLDQLRALPVGETEDIGELLVAVQDAVRHYVPSDWAEQPHMRVSDLTRDMLRRTLTVFMGTGAKRPDGSVYSAPYQHQGTGTINTLVLALLSIIAELKQSVIFAMEEPEIALPPHTQKRIINSLRQKSAQAIFTSHSPYVLEEFEPAQVVVLKRTAGVMTGVPATYPPAVKPKAYRTEFKARFCEALLARYVLVLEGRTEFDALPAAARRLAELDPTRFKSLENLGVAIVDARGETNVAPLGAFFRSLGKVVFAVFDKQTPEALATITASVDHAYESATKGFENLVLYGASEVALRSYAAVVVVGGDWPQHLAAYTPTPATPLANLQVALSHYFGWAKGGGDAGDLLASCPTANDMPEYVRTTLAAIKNVIEPPQLPPLPPQLAGVPPLPEAATKPPPLAAAYGKFQPSPPQPLA from the coding sequence GTGCATCTTGTGCGTGTTCGCGTCCGGAACTTCAGAGGCATCGCCTACGGTGAGGTCCACCTCGATGGACACACTGCTTTTATCGGTGACAACAACGCCGGCAAGTCCACATTGCTGGAAGCGGTGGACTTGGTACTTGGCCCGGAGCGCCTGAGTCGTCGCCCTGTAATCGATGAGCACGATTTCTATGCCGGTACGTACGTAGACCCGGCCAAGAACGAGGTCGTCCCGATCCAGGTCGAGGTTATTGTCGCGGGACTCTCTGATGAGCAACTGCGGCATTTCCGGGACCATATCGAGTGGTGGGATACACAGACCAAGGCATTGCTTGTAGGGGCCCCCCCGGAGGGAACAGACGCGCCCCATGTCGGAGCGGCAATACGCGTCTTCTTCAACGGTTGGTATGACGTAGACGAGGACGACTTCGCTGGGGATACCTATTACGCCACTCCCGAAATGCCGGATGGCTCCTACCCCCGGTTCTCTGCGCCCGACAAACGAAAATGCGGTTTTCTTTATCTGCGCACGCTGCGGACCGGAGCTCGCGCACTCAGCCTGGAACGAGGCTCTTTGTTGGACGTGATCCTTCGGCTGAAGGAAACACGACTGACTATGTGGGAGGATTTGCTCGACCAGCTGAGGGCACTGCCAGTTGGAGAGACCGAGGACATCGGCGAATTGCTTGTCGCAGTCCAAGATGCAGTACGGCACTACGTACCATCCGACTGGGCAGAGCAACCCCACATGCGGGTTTCGGACCTCACTCGCGACATGCTCCGTCGAACCCTGACCGTCTTCATGGGTACTGGAGCGAAAAGGCCGGACGGCTCAGTCTATTCCGCCCCATATCAGCACCAAGGCACTGGCACGATTAACACGCTGGTATTGGCTTTGCTTTCGATCATCGCCGAACTCAAGCAAAGCGTGATCTTCGCGATGGAAGAGCCAGAGATCGCGCTTCCGCCGCACACCCAGAAACGAATCATCAATTCGCTGCGCCAGAAGTCGGCACAGGCCATCTTCACCTCCCACTCACCGTACGTGCTGGAGGAGTTCGAGCCTGCCCAGGTAGTGGTTCTCAAGCGCACGGCCGGTGTTATGACCGGGGTTCCCGCTACATATCCGCCAGCAGTCAAGCCCAAGGCCTATCGCACAGAATTCAAAGCACGGTTCTGCGAAGCCCTGCTGGCCCGCTACGTACTTGTACTTGAGGGCCGTACGGAGTTCGACGCATTGCCTGCCGCTGCCCGCCGGCTCGCCGAGCTGGATCCCACGCGATTCAAATCGCTCGAAAACCTAGGAGTGGCTATCGTCGACGCCCGCGGCGAGACCAATGTCGCGCCACTGGGTGCATTCTTCCGCTCACTCGGCAAGGTCGTGTTCGCCGTATTTGACAAGCAAACGCCGGAGGCGCTCGCAACCATCACTGCCTCGGTCGATCATGCCTATGAGTCTGCGACTAAGGGCTTTGAAAACCTTGTCTTGTATGGTGCCTCTGAGGTGGCGCTCCGCAGCTATGCTGCTGTTGTGGTTGTTGGCGGTGATTGGCCGCAGCATCTCGCGGCATACACACCAACACCCGCAACGCCTCTGGCCAATCTGCAGGTAGCTCTGTCGCACTATTTTGGCTGGGCCAAAGGCGGTGGCGACGCCGGCGACTTGCTCGCCTCCTGTCCAACCGCCAATGACATGCCCGAATACGTGAGAACCACGCTGGCAGCCATCAAGAACGTCATTGAGCCACCTCAGCTGCCTCCATTACCTCCCCAGCTAGCCGGCGTGCCTCCTCTCCCAGAGGCTGCAACCAAGCCACCGCCATTGGCAGCAGCCTATGGGAAGTTCCAACCGTCCCCGCCCCAGCCTCTGGCATGA
- the rnhA gene encoding ribonuclease HI codes for MTDSVEIYTDGACKGNPGPGGWGALLIYKGVERELWGGEPDTTNNRMELTAAIRALEILNRHCRVQLTTDSEYVMKGIKEWLPNWKKRGWKTAARQPVKNADLWQALDAQVSRHEVHWHWVRGHNGHPGNERADQLANRGVAEVNGARRAV; via the coding sequence ATGACTGATAGTGTCGAGATCTATACCGATGGCGCCTGCAAGGGCAATCCCGGTCCCGGTGGCTGGGGCGCCCTGCTGATCTACAAGGGCGTCGAGCGCGAGCTGTGGGGCGGCGAGCCCGACACCACCAACAATCGCATGGAGCTGACCGCGGCGATCCGTGCGCTGGAGATCCTCAATCGCCACTGCCGGGTGCAGCTGACCACCGACTCCGAGTATGTGATGAAGGGCATCAAGGAGTGGCTGCCGAACTGGAAGAAGCGCGGCTGGAAGACCGCGGCGCGCCAGCCGGTGAAGAATGCCGATCTCTGGCAGGCGCTGGATGCCCAGGTCAGTCGTCACGAGGTGCATTGGCACTGGGTGCGTGGGCACAATGGCCACCCCGGCAACGAGCGTGCCGATCAGTTGGCCAACCGCGGTGTGGCCGAGGTCAACGGCGCGCGCCGGGCCGTGTAA